A window of Amycolatopsis australiensis contains these coding sequences:
- a CDS encoding FG-GAP-like repeat-containing protein produces MRTNARRTATISAAVVAAGLLAAVPAAAVPGGSAAGLGFAAKITTDGRACSGALVEPALVLTAASCFPVNPPAQPVTVAVGGHTAKVTAVLPRTDRDAALVRLDTTITDVTPLKLSAAAGVPGASEQLTLAGWGRTGTEWVPDEAHTGTFTTSAAGATTLSLTGTADACKGDAGAPVYRADGTVVAVAGRSWQHGCFGETGTQQGTSAARVDDLSPWIRGEAIIGTAKAVGHGVTLTWTPLSASDGATYSVYASSDGPAVMSAEQFIGSTSGTTLLHSATARKTWHYLVISSTGAASPDFTAKTGARSPSDFSGDGKDDIATFTRANGADVFVAASDGSKFQGTSAKWHDAFGIGTEIPLAGDFNGDGKVDVATFTRGTTGDVYVALSDGTKFNGDGVKWHDNFAYNNEIPAIGDFNGDGKDDIAVFTLGGQADVYVALSDGTKFVGDGVKWHDHFGIDNELPYVGDFNGDGKDDIAVFNRGTTGDVYVALSDGFRFNGDSVKWHDNFAYNNEIPAIGDFNGDGKDDIAVFTRTSTGDVYVALSDGTKFNGDGVKWHDNFAYNNEIPAIGDFNGDGKSDVAVFTRGSLADVYVALSDGTKFNGDSVKWHDNFAYNDEVPVPRAITVL; encoded by the coding sequence ATGCGCACGAACGCACGAAGAACAGCGACGATCTCGGCGGCGGTGGTCGCGGCCGGCCTGCTGGCCGCCGTCCCCGCGGCGGCCGTCCCCGGCGGTAGCGCCGCCGGGCTCGGCTTCGCCGCCAAGATCACCACGGACGGCCGGGCCTGCAGTGGCGCGCTCGTCGAACCGGCGCTCGTCCTGACGGCGGCGAGCTGCTTCCCGGTGAACCCGCCGGCCCAGCCGGTCACGGTCGCGGTCGGCGGCCACACCGCGAAGGTGACGGCGGTGCTCCCGCGCACCGACCGCGACGCGGCGCTGGTCCGGCTCGACACGACGATCACCGACGTCACGCCGCTGAAGCTCAGCGCGGCGGCGGGCGTGCCGGGCGCGTCGGAGCAGCTGACGCTCGCCGGCTGGGGCCGCACGGGCACCGAGTGGGTGCCGGACGAGGCCCACACCGGCACGTTCACGACGTCGGCCGCGGGCGCGACGACGCTGTCGCTCACCGGGACGGCGGACGCCTGCAAGGGCGACGCGGGCGCGCCGGTGTACCGCGCGGACGGCACGGTCGTCGCAGTGGCGGGCCGCTCCTGGCAGCACGGCTGCTTCGGCGAAACCGGCACGCAGCAGGGAACGAGCGCCGCCCGGGTGGACGACCTGAGCCCGTGGATCCGCGGTGAGGCGATCATCGGCACGGCGAAGGCGGTGGGCCACGGCGTCACGCTGACGTGGACTCCGCTGTCGGCATCCGACGGCGCGACGTACTCGGTGTACGCGAGCTCGGACGGCCCGGCGGTGATGAGCGCGGAGCAGTTCATCGGCTCGACGTCGGGCACGACGCTGCTGCACTCGGCGACGGCCCGGAAGACGTGGCACTACCTGGTGATTTCGTCGACGGGAGCGGCAAGCCCGGACTTCACGGCGAAGACGGGCGCCCGGTCACCGTCCGACTTCAGCGGCGACGGCAAGGACGACATCGCCACCTTCACCAGGGCGAACGGCGCGGACGTCTTCGTCGCGGCCTCGGACGGCAGCAAGTTCCAGGGCACGTCCGCGAAGTGGCACGACGCGTTCGGGATCGGCACGGAGATCCCGCTGGCCGGCGACTTCAACGGCGACGGGAAGGTCGACGTCGCGACCTTCACCCGGGGCACGACCGGCGACGTCTACGTGGCGCTGTCCGACGGCACGAAGTTCAACGGCGACGGCGTCAAGTGGCACGACAACTTCGCCTACAACAACGAAATCCCCGCCATCGGCGACTTCAACGGCGACGGCAAGGACGACATCGCCGTCTTCACGCTCGGCGGCCAGGCGGACGTGTACGTCGCTCTCTCGGACGGCACGAAGTTCGTCGGTGACGGTGTCAAGTGGCACGATCACTTCGGCATCGACAACGAACTGCCCTACGTCGGTGACTTCAACGGTGACGGCAAGGACGACATCGCCGTGTTCAACCGGGGCACGACCGGCGACGTCTACGTCGCCCTGTCGGACGGCTTCCGGTTCAACGGCGACAGCGTCAAATGGCACGACAACTTCGCCTACAACAACGAAATCCCCGCCATCGGCGACTTCAACGGCGACGGCAAGGACGACATCGCGGTCTTCACCCGCACCAGTACCGGCGACGTCTACGTGGCGTTGTCGGACGGCACGAAGTTCAACGGCGACGGCGTCAAGTGGCACGACAACTTCGCCTACAACAACGAAATCCCCGCCATCGGCGACTTCAACGGCGACGGCAAGAGCGACGTCGCGGTCTTCACCCGCGGCAGCCTCGCCGACGTCTACGTGGCGCTGTCCGACGGCACGAAGTTCAACGGCGACAGCGTCAAATGGCACGACAACTTCGCCTACAACGACGAAGTGCCGGTGCCACGGGCGATCACCGTCCTGTGA
- the eccCa gene encoding type VII secretion protein EccCa: MSLSPDRPSEIVLQSPPMLPKSSSGGLVQLMMFLPMMLGMGALSFVYIGRDGGVMTWVFGALFLCAMGGMVVMSLGRGGMAKKAQINDERRDYQRYLSGLRAQVRDIADGQRAAMIAVQPDPADLWAYVETGKLWDRRRADPQFAQVRAGTGPQRLATPLKAPQTVPLEDLDPVSSTSLKHFIRTYSTVDGLPVALSLRSFAAVTVAGRRPDVLGLVRALLGQLVTFHSPADLRVALCVPAERRHDWEWAKWLPHATASGAADAVGSRRLAADSAAGLAELLGADLGERPAFSRRAAAELDLPHLVVVVDGGNAHGEPRLIGEDGRLGVTVIEVGQEHPRTFSTERLLSLHTAPDSLGMVVGDATEQRLGFLGRPDVLDRGAAEALARMLTPLHTPAAVVGEKPMSSTFGLAGLLGIGDPRDTDTTVTWAPRSARDRLRIPLGVNPEGRPVELDLKESAEGGMGPHGLVIGATGSGKSELLRTLVTALAVTHSSETLNLALIDFKGGATFAGMTGLPHTCAVITNLSDDLALVDRMADALNGELLRRQELLHAAGNYASVRDYEKARADGAPLDPLPSLLVIIDEFSELLSSRPEFIDLFVAIGRLGRSLGIHLLLASQRLEEGRLRGLDSHLSYRIGLRTFSAAESRAVLGVADAYHLPPVPGSAYLKSDTETLVRLKAAYVSGELPPRSTVVREDGQALGVLPFTLDAVEIPVTTSEAPAAADGTGETIIHAMLSRLEGRGPAAHQIWLPPLAEPPTLDQLLPPLGEDAARGLCPLGWGGNGKLTIPVALVDKPFEQRRDLLWADFSGAAGHALIVGAPQSGKSTLMKDIAGMLALTHTPAEVQIFVLDMGGGALAPIAGLPHVSGYATRRDAQRCRRVVAELTTLLEQREEFFAAQGIESMATFRARRAEFTESTDGREFGDVFLFVDNWTTIRQEYEQLEEQITGLAARGLGFGIHVIVSLNQWIGVRAQLRDAIGTRFELRLGDPMDSSIDRKVAANVPADRPGRGLAAEKLHFLAALPRIDGDQRPETIGAGGVDLVRRISEAWRGPRAPQVRLLPPEVPLDTLPPAPSRQVTLGIAESTLRPVYLDFAADPHFVAFGDVESGKSSLLRALAHGITSAYTPEEAAIIVADYRRGLLGAVSEPHLLGYAGSEGKLTELITDCATAMRNRLPGPSVTPEQLRNRSWWRGPELFVLVDDYELVATVGRNPLQPLLEFLPQARDIGLHLLIVRGSGGAGRAMFEPVLQRLRELGSPGLIMSGAKDEGALLGDVKPSPQPPGRGTLVSRRQGTGLVQVAWTKPAES; the protein is encoded by the coding sequence ATGAGCCTGTCGCCGGACCGACCGAGCGAGATCGTGCTGCAGTCCCCGCCGATGCTCCCGAAGAGCTCGTCCGGCGGCCTGGTGCAGCTGATGATGTTCCTGCCGATGATGCTCGGCATGGGCGCGCTGTCGTTCGTCTACATCGGACGTGACGGCGGCGTGATGACGTGGGTCTTCGGCGCGCTGTTCCTCTGCGCCATGGGCGGCATGGTCGTGATGTCGCTGGGCCGCGGCGGGATGGCGAAGAAGGCGCAGATCAACGACGAGCGCCGCGACTACCAGCGTTACCTGTCGGGGCTGCGGGCCCAGGTCCGCGACATCGCCGACGGCCAGCGCGCGGCGATGATCGCCGTCCAGCCCGACCCGGCCGACCTGTGGGCCTACGTGGAGACGGGGAAGCTGTGGGACCGGCGGCGCGCCGACCCGCAGTTCGCGCAGGTGCGCGCGGGCACCGGCCCGCAGCGGCTGGCGACACCGCTGAAGGCGCCGCAGACCGTGCCGCTGGAGGACCTGGACCCGGTGTCCTCCACCAGCCTCAAGCACTTCATCCGGACCTACTCGACGGTCGACGGGCTGCCGGTGGCGTTGTCGCTGCGGTCGTTCGCCGCGGTCACCGTGGCCGGGCGGCGCCCCGACGTGCTCGGGCTGGTGCGCGCGCTGCTGGGCCAGCTCGTCACGTTCCACTCCCCCGCCGACCTGCGCGTCGCGCTGTGCGTCCCGGCCGAACGCCGGCACGACTGGGAATGGGCGAAGTGGCTGCCGCACGCGACGGCGTCCGGCGCGGCCGACGCCGTCGGGTCGCGCCGGCTCGCGGCGGACTCGGCGGCCGGGCTGGCCGAGCTGCTCGGCGCCGATCTCGGCGAGCGTCCCGCGTTCAGCCGCCGGGCGGCGGCCGAGCTGGACCTGCCGCACCTGGTGGTCGTCGTCGACGGCGGCAACGCCCACGGCGAGCCGCGGCTGATCGGCGAGGACGGCAGGCTCGGCGTCACGGTGATCGAGGTCGGGCAGGAGCACCCGCGGACGTTCTCGACCGAGCGGCTGCTGAGCCTGCACACCGCCCCGGACTCGCTGGGCATGGTCGTCGGCGACGCCACCGAGCAGCGGCTCGGGTTTCTCGGCCGCCCGGACGTCCTCGACCGCGGTGCCGCGGAAGCGCTGGCCCGGATGCTGACGCCGTTGCACACCCCGGCCGCGGTCGTCGGCGAGAAGCCGATGTCGTCGACGTTCGGGCTGGCCGGGCTGCTGGGCATCGGCGACCCGCGCGACACCGACACGACCGTGACGTGGGCGCCGCGCTCGGCCCGCGACCGGCTGCGGATCCCGCTCGGCGTCAACCCCGAGGGCCGTCCGGTGGAGCTGGACCTCAAGGAGTCGGCCGAGGGCGGGATGGGCCCGCACGGCCTGGTCATCGGCGCGACCGGGTCCGGCAAGAGCGAGCTGCTCCGGACGCTGGTCACCGCGCTGGCCGTGACGCACTCGTCGGAGACGCTCAACCTCGCGCTGATCGACTTCAAGGGCGGCGCCACCTTCGCCGGGATGACCGGGCTGCCGCACACGTGCGCGGTGATCACGAACCTGTCCGACGACCTCGCGCTGGTCGACCGGATGGCCGACGCGCTCAACGGCGAGCTGCTGCGGCGGCAGGAACTGCTGCACGCCGCAGGGAACTACGCGTCGGTGCGCGACTACGAGAAGGCGCGGGCCGACGGCGCGCCGCTCGACCCGCTGCCGTCGTTGCTGGTGATCATCGACGAGTTCAGCGAACTGCTGTCGTCGCGGCCGGAGTTCATCGACCTGTTCGTCGCCATCGGACGGCTCGGGCGGTCGCTCGGAATTCATCTGCTGCTGGCTTCGCAGCGGCTGGAGGAGGGCCGGCTGCGCGGGCTCGACTCCCACCTGTCGTACCGGATCGGCCTGCGGACGTTCTCCGCGGCCGAAAGCCGGGCGGTGCTGGGCGTCGCCGACGCCTACCACCTGCCGCCGGTGCCGGGCTCGGCGTACCTGAAGTCCGACACCGAAACGCTGGTCCGGCTCAAGGCCGCGTACGTCTCCGGGGAGCTGCCGCCGCGCAGCACGGTCGTGCGCGAAGACGGCCAGGCGCTGGGCGTGCTGCCGTTCACCCTCGACGCGGTCGAGATCCCGGTGACCACCTCGGAAGCGCCGGCGGCGGCCGACGGGACCGGCGAGACGATCATCCACGCGATGCTCTCGCGGCTCGAAGGCCGCGGCCCGGCCGCGCACCAGATCTGGCTGCCGCCGCTGGCCGAGCCGCCGACGCTGGACCAGCTCCTGCCGCCGCTGGGTGAGGACGCCGCACGCGGCCTGTGCCCGCTCGGCTGGGGCGGCAACGGGAAGCTGACGATCCCGGTGGCGCTGGTGGACAAGCCGTTCGAGCAACGGCGTGACCTGCTGTGGGCGGACTTCTCCGGCGCGGCCGGGCACGCGCTGATCGTCGGCGCGCCGCAGAGCGGCAAGTCGACGCTGATGAAGGACATCGCGGGGATGCTCGCGCTGACGCACACCCCGGCCGAGGTGCAGATCTTCGTCCTCGACATGGGTGGCGGCGCGCTGGCGCCGATCGCCGGGCTGCCGCACGTGTCGGGGTACGCGACGCGCCGTGACGCGCAGCGCTGCCGCCGGGTGGTGGCCGAGCTGACGACGTTGCTGGAGCAGCGCGAAGAGTTCTTCGCCGCGCAAGGGATCGAGTCGATGGCGACGTTCCGCGCGCGGCGCGCGGAGTTCACGGAAAGCACCGACGGCCGCGAATTCGGCGACGTGTTCCTCTTCGTCGACAACTGGACGACGATCCGGCAGGAGTACGAGCAGCTGGAGGAGCAGATCACCGGGCTGGCGGCGCGCGGGCTCGGGTTCGGCATCCACGTGATCGTGTCGCTCAACCAGTGGATCGGCGTCCGCGCGCAGCTGCGTGACGCCATCGGCACGCGGTTCGAGCTGCGGCTGGGCGACCCGATGGATTCCTCGATCGACCGCAAGGTGGCGGCGAACGTCCCGGCGGACCGCCCGGGCCGCGGGTTGGCGGCGGAGAAGCTCCATTTCCTGGCGGCCCTGCCCCGGATCGACGGCGACCAGCGCCCGGAAACGATCGGCGCGGGCGGCGTCGACCTCGTCCGCCGGATTTCGGAGGCGTGGCGCGGTCCGCGGGCACCGCAGGTCCGGCTGCTGCCGCCGGAGGTTCCGCTGGACACGTTGCCGCCGGCCCCTTCGCGCCAGGTGACGCTGGGGATCGCGGAGTCGACGTTGCGCCCGGTGTACCTGGATTTCGCGGCGGACCCGCACTTCGTGGCGTTCGGCGACGTCGAGTCCGGCAAGAGTTCCTTGCTGCGCGCGCTGGCGCACGGCATCACGTCGGCCTACACACCCGAAGAGGCGGCGATCATCGTCGCGGACTACCGCCGTGGCTTGCTGGGCGCGGTGTCGGAGCCGCACCTGCTGGGCTACGCGGGTTCCGAGGGCAAGCTGACGGAACTGATCACCGACTGCGCGACGGCGATGCGCAACCGCCTCCCGGGGCCATCGGTGACCCCGGAGCAGCTGCGCAACCGCTCGTGGTGGCGCGGCCCGGAGCTGTTCGTGCTGGTGGACGACTACGAGCTGGTGGCCACGGTGGGCCGCAACCCGCTGCAGCCGCTGCTGGAGTTCCTGCCGCAGGCCCGCGACATCGGCCTGCACCTGCTGATCGTCCGCGGTTCGGGCGGCGCCGGGCGGGCGATGTTCGAGCCGGTCCTGCAGCGGCTGCGGGAGCTGGGATCCCCGGGACTGATCATGTCGGGGGCGAAAGACGAAGGAGCCCTGCTGGGCGACGTCAAGCCGTCACCGCAGCCGCCGGGCCGCGGAACGCTGGTGTCCCGACGGCAGGGAACCGGGCTGGTCCAGGTGGCATGGACGAAACCGGCGGAGTCCTAG
- a CDS encoding S1 family peptidase, which yields MRMSRAVAAVGAAAAALSLVSAGVADAQQDIIGGSTVSSAPWGAQIYWNNVSTYGGFECSGTIIAPQWVLTARHCLNSPGMHVEVGSVTLQQGTNANVDQQKASPNGDIALLHLATAVNTTYMKLGTGNPPAGSTNQIYGWGRTQGSSPPSSTLKTANVRVTGLSSDAFGGTAIASQGINGSAWHGDSGGPQLSNGVQVGVCSTGDNSGSDPQGTQNYASIASSRSWIRTTAGV from the coding sequence ATGCGAATGTCGAGGGCTGTTGCCGCGGTGGGGGCTGCCGCCGCGGCGTTGAGCTTGGTCTCAGCCGGGGTTGCGGACGCCCAGCAGGACATCATCGGCGGGAGCACCGTCTCCTCCGCGCCGTGGGGCGCCCAGATCTACTGGAACAACGTGTCCACCTACGGCGGGTTCGAGTGCTCGGGGACGATCATCGCCCCGCAGTGGGTGCTCACCGCCCGCCACTGCCTGAACTCGCCGGGCATGCACGTCGAGGTCGGCAGCGTGACGCTCCAGCAGGGCACGAACGCCAACGTCGACCAGCAGAAGGCGTCGCCCAACGGCGACATCGCCCTGCTGCACCTGGCGACGGCCGTGAACACCACGTACATGAAGCTCGGCACCGGGAACCCGCCGGCCGGGTCGACCAACCAGATCTACGGCTGGGGCCGCACGCAGGGCAGCAGCCCGCCGTCGAGCACGCTGAAGACCGCGAACGTGCGCGTGACGGGCCTCAGCTCGGACGCCTTCGGCGGCACGGCGATCGCCAGCCAGGGCATCAACGGCTCGGCCTGGCACGGCGACTCGGGCGGACCGCAGCTGTCCAACGGCGTCCAGGTCGGCGTGTGCTCCACGGGCGACAACTCCGGTTCGGACCCGCAGGGCACGCAGAACTACGCGAGCATCGCGTCGAGCCGCAGCTGGATCCGCACCACGGCCGGCGTCTGA
- a CDS encoding nucleotidyltransferase domain-containing protein — protein MRPRPPAPLGPGTRRPRGTRLPRNARPAPGPVVLSDGATELDLHPLVFAGDGSARQAADDRGATFSYPADCFGTGRIAGAEVPCISAAQQVFFHQGYVPQPHGLADMRALRETSGVDTHF, from the coding sequence CTGCGACCTCGACCTCCTGCACCGCTTGGACCAGGAACCCGCCGTCCTCGCGGCACTCGGCTACCGCGAAACGCCCGACCTGCGCCCGGTCCGGTCGTCCTCTCCGACGGCGCCACGGAACTCGACCTCCACCCGCTCGTCTTCGCCGGAGACGGTTCCGCGCGCCAAGCCGCCGACGACCGGGGTGCGACCTTCTCCTACCCCGCGGACTGCTTCGGCACCGGCCGGATCGCCGGTGCCGAAGTGCCGTGCATCTCCGCCGCCCAGCAGGTTTTCTTCCACCAGGGCTACGTTCCGCAGCCGCATGGCCTCGCCGACATGCGTGCCCTGCGCGAGACCTCCGGCGTCGACACGCACTTCTAG